One Halobacterium sp. DL1 DNA window includes the following coding sequences:
- a CDS encoding tryptophan synthase susbunit alpha: MTRSDLQAAFDDGPALISYIAAGDPSAAASKAYVEALVEGGSDVIELGLPFSEPVAEGQTIQQAIKRALDAGMTPQSYLDLVADLDVDVPVVCMTYYNLIYQYGDEPGPEEFVAAAAEAGISGFVVPDLPVDESGPLYDACREHGLDLVFIVAPTTTPERLDRLLDRTTGFVYVQGRLGTTGARDEMSDDTPASLERLRDAALPKAVGFGISSGEQAREIVASGADGVIVGSAYVDIVAEGVESDRPTAEVADRIAALARELKAGAVEAVPEPERK, translated from the coding sequence GTGACCCGCAGCGACCTCCAGGCGGCCTTCGACGACGGCCCCGCGTTGATCTCCTACATCGCCGCGGGCGACCCGAGTGCGGCGGCCAGCAAGGCGTACGTCGAGGCGCTCGTCGAGGGCGGCAGCGACGTCATCGAGCTCGGCCTCCCGTTCTCCGAACCGGTCGCGGAGGGCCAGACCATCCAGCAGGCCATCAAGCGCGCGCTCGACGCGGGAATGACCCCTCAGTCCTACCTCGACCTCGTGGCCGACCTGGACGTCGACGTGCCGGTCGTCTGCATGACGTACTACAACCTCATCTACCAGTACGGCGACGAGCCCGGCCCCGAGGAGTTCGTCGCGGCCGCGGCCGAGGCGGGCATCTCGGGGTTCGTGGTGCCGGACCTCCCGGTCGACGAGTCCGGCCCGCTGTACGATGCCTGCCGCGAGCACGGGCTGGACCTGGTGTTCATCGTCGCGCCGACGACGACGCCCGAGCGACTCGACCGACTGCTCGACCGCACGACAGGATTCGTCTACGTACAGGGGCGCCTCGGCACGACGGGCGCCCGCGACGAGATGAGCGACGACACACCTGCCTCCCTCGAACGCCTGCGCGACGCGGCCCTCCCGAAGGCCGTCGGGTTCGGCATCTCCTCGGGCGAGCAGGCCCGCGAGATCGTCGCCAGCGGGGCCGACGGCGTCATCGTCGGGAGCGCGTACGTGGACATCGTAGCGGAGGGCGTAGAGAGCGACCGACCGACGGCCGAGGTGGCCGACCGCATCGCTGCGCTGGCCCGCGAACTGAAGGCGGGCGCCGTCGAAGCGGTGCCGGAACCGGAACGCAAATAG
- a CDS encoding fructose-bisphosphate aldolase (catalyzes the reversible formation of fructose 1,6-bisphosphate from glycerone phosphate and D-glyceraldehyde 3-phosphate) — MTAAGNTARLNRIGRDGRFVTIPMDHGLTLGAVDGLVDIESTIDAVTEGGADAVLTQKGIAPRVHPNKNDAGYIVHLNGSTTIGPDANDKRLTGTVEEAVRAGADAVSFHINVGSEHEPDQITQLAEVCDDAERLGMPVLAMAYARGPGVDEHDAENLGHAVRLAEEVGADVVKTAYSGDSESFERVVESTSKPVIIAGGSPQGDRATLRNIRGAMDAGGAGVSMGRTVFQHEDPGAMACAVAAVVHDDATPEEALRVAGLPVEA, encoded by the coding sequence ATGACAGCAGCAGGGAACACAGCGAGGCTAAATCGAATCGGTCGTGACGGGCGTTTCGTCACGATTCCGATGGACCACGGGCTCACACTCGGCGCGGTAGACGGGCTCGTCGACATCGAATCGACCATCGACGCAGTGACGGAGGGCGGCGCGGACGCCGTCCTCACGCAGAAGGGCATCGCGCCGCGCGTCCACCCCAACAAGAACGACGCGGGCTACATCGTCCACCTCAACGGGTCGACGACCATCGGCCCGGACGCCAACGACAAGCGCCTCACGGGCACCGTCGAGGAAGCCGTGCGCGCGGGCGCCGACGCTGTCTCTTTCCACATCAACGTCGGCAGCGAACACGAACCCGACCAGATCACGCAGCTCGCGGAGGTCTGCGACGACGCCGAACGACTCGGGATGCCCGTCCTCGCGATGGCGTACGCCCGCGGCCCGGGCGTCGACGAACACGACGCCGAGAACCTCGGCCACGCCGTCCGCCTCGCCGAGGAAGTGGGCGCGGACGTCGTGAAGACCGCCTACTCCGGCGACAGCGAGAGCTTCGAGCGCGTCGTCGAGTCGACCAGCAAACCCGTCATCATCGCGGGCGGCAGTCCGCAGGGCGACCGCGCGACGCTCCGCAACATCCGCGGTGCGATGGACGCGGGCGGCGCGGGCGTCTCGATGGGTCGCACCGTCTTCCAGCACGAGGACCCCGGCGCGATGGCATGCGCCGTCGCCGCCGTCGTCCACGACGACGCCACCCCCGAGGAGGCGCTCCGCGTCGCCGGCCTCCCGGTCGAAGCCTGA